The Microcebus murinus isolate Inina chromosome 4, M.murinus_Inina_mat1.0, whole genome shotgun sequence genome has a segment encoding these proteins:
- the KBTBD4 gene encoding kelch repeat and BTB domain-containing protein 4 isoform X1: MKGGNADSWQREKLATMESPEEPGASMDENYFVNYTFKDRSHSGRVAQGIMKLCLEEELFADVTISVEGREFQLHRLVLSAQSCFFRSMFTSNLKEAHNRVIVLQDVSESVFQLLVDYIYHGTVKLRADELQEIYEVSDMYQLTSLFEECSRFLARTVQVGNCLQVMWLADRHSDPELYTAAKHCAKTHLAQLQSTEEFLHLPHHLLTDIISDGVPCSQNPTEAIEAWINFNKEEREAFAESLRTSLKEIGENVHIYLIGKESSRTHSLAVSLHCAEDDSISVSGQNSLCHQITAACKHGGDLYVVGGSIPRRMWKCNNATVDWEWCAPLPRDRLQHTLVSVPGKDAIYSLGGKTLQDTLSNAVIYYRVGDNVWTETTQLEVAVSGAAGANLNGIIYLLGGEENDLDFFTKPSRLIQCFDTETDKCHVKPYVLPFAGRMHAAVHKDLVFIVAEGDSLVCYNPLLDSFTRLCLPEAWSSAPSLWKIASCNGSIYVFRDRYKKGDANTYKLDPATSAVTVTRGIKVLLTNLQFVLA, from the exons ATGAAAGGAGGGAACGCAG ACAGCTGGCAAAGAGAGAAGTTGGCTACCATGGAATCACCCGAGGAGCCTGGAGCATCCATGGATGAGAACTACTTTGTGAACTATACTTTCAAAGATCGGTCCCACTCAGGCCGCGTGGCTCAAGGCATCATGAAACTGTGTCTGGAGGAGGAGCTCTTTGCTGATGTCACCATTTCAGTGGAAGGTCGGGAGTTTCAGCTCCATCGGCTGGTTCTCTCAGCTCAGAGCTGCTTCTTCCGGTCCATGTTCACTTCCAACCTGAAGGAAGCCCACAACAGGGTGATTGTGCTGCAGGATGTCAGTGAGTCTGTTTTCCAGCTCTTGGTTGATTATATCTACCATGGGACTGTGAAACTTCGAGCTGATGAGTTGCAGGAAATTTATGAGGTGTCAGACATGTACCAGCTGACATCTCTCTTTGAGGAGTGTTCTCGGTTTTTGGCCCGCACAGTGCAAGTGGGAAATTGTCTTCAGGTGATGTGGCTGGCAGATCGGCACAGTGATCCTGAGCTCTACACTGCTGCCAAGCACTGTGCCAAGACCCACCTGGCCCAGCTGCAGAGCACAGAGGAATTTCTCCACTTGCCCCACCATCTACTCACTGATATCATCTCAG ATGGAGTTCCATGTTCCCAGAACCCAACAGAGGCAATAGAAGCCTGGATCAATTTcaacaaagaggaaagagaggctTTTGCAGAGTCACTCAGGACTAGCTTGAAG GAAATTGGGGAGAATGTGCACATTTACCTGATTGGGAAAGAGTCATCTCGTACCCATTCATTGGCTGTGTCCTTGCACTGTGCAGAAGATGACTCCATCAGTGTAAGTGGCCAAAACAGCTTGTGCCACCAGATCACTGCAGCCTGCAAGCATGGTGGAGACTTGTATGTGGTGGGAGGCTCCATACCACGACGCATGTGGAAGTGCAACAATGCCACCGTTGACTGGGAGTGGTGTGCACCTTTGCCTCGGGACCGGCTGCAGCACACCCTGGTGTCTGTGCCCGGGAAAGATGCCATATATTCATTGGGTGGCAAGACACTGCAGGATACCCTCTCCAATGCAGTCATATATTACCGGGTAGGTGATAATGTGTGGACAGAGACAACCCAGCTAGAGGTGGCTGTGTCAGGGGCTGCTGGTGCCAACCTCAATGGGATCATCTACTTACTAGGGGGGGAGGAGAATGATCTGGACTTCTTTACCAAACCTTCCCGACTCATCCAGTGCTttgacacagagacagacaaatGCCATGTGAAGCCCTACGTGCTGCCCTTTGCAGGTCGCATGCATGCAGCTGTGCATAAGGATTTGGTGTTCATCGTGGCTGAAGGGGACTCCCTGGTGTGCTACAATCCCCTGCTAGACAGTTTTACCCGGCTTTGCCTTCCTGAGGCCTGGAGCTCTGCCCCATCCCTCTGGAAGATTGCCAGCTGTAATGGAAGCATCTATGTCTTCCGGGACCGATATAAAAAGGGGGATGCCAACACCTACAAGCTTGACCCTGCCACTTCAGCTGTAACTGTCACGAGAGGCATTAAGGTGTTGCTTACCAATTTGCAGTTTGTGTTGGCCTAA
- the KBTBD4 gene encoding kelch repeat and BTB domain-containing protein 4 isoform X2, with the protein MESPEEPGASMDENYFVNYTFKDRSHSGRVAQGIMKLCLEEELFADVTISVEGREFQLHRLVLSAQSCFFRSMFTSNLKEAHNRVIVLQDVSESVFQLLVDYIYHGTVKLRADELQEIYEVSDMYQLTSLFEECSRFLARTVQVGNCLQVMWLADRHSDPELYTAAKHCAKTHLAQLQSTEEFLHLPHHLLTDIISDGVPCSQNPTEAIEAWINFNKEEREAFAESLRTSLKEIGENVHIYLIGKESSRTHSLAVSLHCAEDDSISVSGQNSLCHQITAACKHGGDLYVVGGSIPRRMWKCNNATVDWEWCAPLPRDRLQHTLVSVPGKDAIYSLGGKTLQDTLSNAVIYYRVGDNVWTETTQLEVAVSGAAGANLNGIIYLLGGEENDLDFFTKPSRLIQCFDTETDKCHVKPYVLPFAGRMHAAVHKDLVFIVAEGDSLVCYNPLLDSFTRLCLPEAWSSAPSLWKIASCNGSIYVFRDRYKKGDANTYKLDPATSAVTVTRGIKVLLTNLQFVLA; encoded by the exons ATGGAATCACCCGAGGAGCCTGGAGCATCCATGGATGAGAACTACTTTGTGAACTATACTTTCAAAGATCGGTCCCACTCAGGCCGCGTGGCTCAAGGCATCATGAAACTGTGTCTGGAGGAGGAGCTCTTTGCTGATGTCACCATTTCAGTGGAAGGTCGGGAGTTTCAGCTCCATCGGCTGGTTCTCTCAGCTCAGAGCTGCTTCTTCCGGTCCATGTTCACTTCCAACCTGAAGGAAGCCCACAACAGGGTGATTGTGCTGCAGGATGTCAGTGAGTCTGTTTTCCAGCTCTTGGTTGATTATATCTACCATGGGACTGTGAAACTTCGAGCTGATGAGTTGCAGGAAATTTATGAGGTGTCAGACATGTACCAGCTGACATCTCTCTTTGAGGAGTGTTCTCGGTTTTTGGCCCGCACAGTGCAAGTGGGAAATTGTCTTCAGGTGATGTGGCTGGCAGATCGGCACAGTGATCCTGAGCTCTACACTGCTGCCAAGCACTGTGCCAAGACCCACCTGGCCCAGCTGCAGAGCACAGAGGAATTTCTCCACTTGCCCCACCATCTACTCACTGATATCATCTCAG ATGGAGTTCCATGTTCCCAGAACCCAACAGAGGCAATAGAAGCCTGGATCAATTTcaacaaagaggaaagagaggctTTTGCAGAGTCACTCAGGACTAGCTTGAAG GAAATTGGGGAGAATGTGCACATTTACCTGATTGGGAAAGAGTCATCTCGTACCCATTCATTGGCTGTGTCCTTGCACTGTGCAGAAGATGACTCCATCAGTGTAAGTGGCCAAAACAGCTTGTGCCACCAGATCACTGCAGCCTGCAAGCATGGTGGAGACTTGTATGTGGTGGGAGGCTCCATACCACGACGCATGTGGAAGTGCAACAATGCCACCGTTGACTGGGAGTGGTGTGCACCTTTGCCTCGGGACCGGCTGCAGCACACCCTGGTGTCTGTGCCCGGGAAAGATGCCATATATTCATTGGGTGGCAAGACACTGCAGGATACCCTCTCCAATGCAGTCATATATTACCGGGTAGGTGATAATGTGTGGACAGAGACAACCCAGCTAGAGGTGGCTGTGTCAGGGGCTGCTGGTGCCAACCTCAATGGGATCATCTACTTACTAGGGGGGGAGGAGAATGATCTGGACTTCTTTACCAAACCTTCCCGACTCATCCAGTGCTttgacacagagacagacaaatGCCATGTGAAGCCCTACGTGCTGCCCTTTGCAGGTCGCATGCATGCAGCTGTGCATAAGGATTTGGTGTTCATCGTGGCTGAAGGGGACTCCCTGGTGTGCTACAATCCCCTGCTAGACAGTTTTACCCGGCTTTGCCTTCCTGAGGCCTGGAGCTCTGCCCCATCCCTCTGGAAGATTGCCAGCTGTAATGGAAGCATCTATGTCTTCCGGGACCGATATAAAAAGGGGGATGCCAACACCTACAAGCTTGACCCTGCCACTTCAGCTGTAACTGTCACGAGAGGCATTAAGGTGTTGCTTACCAATTTGCAGTTTGTGTTGGCCTAA
- the PTPMT1 gene encoding phosphatidylglycerophosphatase and protein-tyrosine phosphatase 1 isoform X1: MVSRPGGSAPAQTAAPSREASGSSQPWSSSSLPCQLCSRPQTASPGADASALCQAVGGGDGMAAAAWLQAGLVRVLFYPTLLYTLLRGKMPGRAHRAWYHRIDSTVLLGALPLRNMTRQLVQDENVHGVITMNEEYETRFLCNSSEDWKKVGVEQLRLSTLDMIGIPTLANLQKGVQFALHYQSLGQCVYVHCKAGRSRSATMVAAYLIQVHNWSPEEAVRAITEIRSHIHIRPGQLDVLKEFHKITVGAAKDDSRDTSKT; encoded by the exons ATGGTGTCCAGGCCAGGAGGCTCTGCGCCCGCGCAGACCGCGGCGCCTTCGCGGGAGGCCTCGGGCAGCTCGCAGCCCTGGTCCTCGTCCTCGTTGCCCTGCCAGCTCTGCTCGCGGCCGCAGACCGCGAGCCCGGGGGCGGACGCGTCGGCGCTGTGCCAGGCCGTGGGTGGGGGGGACGGCATGGCGGCCGCCGCGTGGCTGCAGGCCGGCCTGGTCCGGGTGCTCTTCTACCCGACGCTGCTCTACACGTTGCTCCGCGGGAAGATGCCCGGCCGGGCGCACCGCGCCTGGTACCACCGCATCGACTCCACAGTGCTGCTGGGCGCGCTGCCGTTGCGGAACATGACGCGCCAG CTGGTACAGGACGAGAACGTGCACGGGGTGATCACCATGAACGAGGAGTATGAGACAAGGTTCCTGTGCAACTCCTCAGAG GATTGGAAGAAAGTAGGAGTTGAGCAGCTGCGGCTCAGCACATTAGACATGATTGGGATCCCCACCTTGGCCAACCTCCAGAAAGGAGTCCAGTTTGCTCTCCACTACCAGTCGCTGGGCCAGTGTGTCTACGTGCATTGTAAGGCTGGGCGCTCCAGGAGTGCCACTATGGTGGCAGCATATCTGATTCAG GTGCACAACTGGAGTCCAGAAGAGGCTGTAAGAGCCATCACCGAGATCCGGTCACACATCCACATCAGACCTGGTCAGTTGgatgttttaaaagaattccaCAAGATTACTGTAGGGGCAGCCAAGGATGACTCACGTGACACATCAAAGACATGA
- the PTPMT1 gene encoding phosphatidylglycerophosphatase and protein-tyrosine phosphatase 1 isoform X2, whose translation MVSRPGGSAPAQTAAPSREASGSSQPWSSSSLPCQLCSRPQTASPGADASALCQAVGGGDGMAAAAWLQAGLVRVLFYPTLLYTLLRGKMPGRAHRAWYHRIDSTVLLGALPLRNMTRQLVQDENVHGVITMNEEYETRFLCNSSEVHNWSPEEAVRAITEIRSHIHIRPGQLDVLKEFHKITVGAAKDDSRDTSKT comes from the exons ATGGTGTCCAGGCCAGGAGGCTCTGCGCCCGCGCAGACCGCGGCGCCTTCGCGGGAGGCCTCGGGCAGCTCGCAGCCCTGGTCCTCGTCCTCGTTGCCCTGCCAGCTCTGCTCGCGGCCGCAGACCGCGAGCCCGGGGGCGGACGCGTCGGCGCTGTGCCAGGCCGTGGGTGGGGGGGACGGCATGGCGGCCGCCGCGTGGCTGCAGGCCGGCCTGGTCCGGGTGCTCTTCTACCCGACGCTGCTCTACACGTTGCTCCGCGGGAAGATGCCCGGCCGGGCGCACCGCGCCTGGTACCACCGCATCGACTCCACAGTGCTGCTGGGCGCGCTGCCGTTGCGGAACATGACGCGCCAG CTGGTACAGGACGAGAACGTGCACGGGGTGATCACCATGAACGAGGAGTATGAGACAAGGTTCCTGTGCAACTCCTCAGAG GTGCACAACTGGAGTCCAGAAGAGGCTGTAAGAGCCATCACCGAGATCCGGTCACACATCCACATCAGACCTGGTCAGTTGgatgttttaaaagaattccaCAAGATTACTGTAGGGGCAGCCAAGGATGACTCACGTGACACATCAAAGACATGA